The genomic region GGGCTGCCGGGGCCGGCACACCTGGGTGTCGGGCGGTGCGGTGGAGCGTGCGGCCAAGATGGTCCGCACGCAGCTCCTCCAGCCGCTCGCCCACAAGTTCGGCATGTCCACGGAGCTGCTCCAGATCACCGACGGCAAGATCACGTCGTACGACGGCGTCCTGTCGACGACCGTCACCGAGGCGCTGGACGGCAAGGAACTGTGGGCCACCGCCCAGTGCCGCCCGCACCCGACCGAGCCGCTGAACGAGGCCGGCCAGGGCGACGCCTTCGTCGGCATGTCCTTCTGCGCGATCCGCGCGGTGGTGGACGTCGACATCGAGATCGGCTCCGTACGGGTCGTGGAACTGGCCGTCGCCCAGGACGTGGGGCGGGTCCTGAACCCGGCCCAGCTGACCGCCCGGATCGAGGCGGGCGTGACCCAGGGCCTGGGCATCGCGCTGACCGAGAACCTGCGCACCCCGCGCGGCCTGATCCGCCACCCGGACCTGACCGGTTACGCCCTCCCGACGGCCCTCGACGCGCCCGACATCCGCATCGTCAGGCTGGTCGAGGAGCGTGACGTCGTCGCCCCCTTCGGGGCGAAGGCGGTCAGCGCGGTGCCGGTGGTGACGTCCCCGGCGGCCATCGCGTCCGCCGTACGGGCCGCCACGGGGCGCCCCGTGAACCGGCTGCCGATCCGCCCGCAGGCCGCGGTGGTCACGGAACGGTCCTGATGCCCGCACTGGACGGGGTCGTCCTGGTCACCGGTGTGATGGCGGCCGGCAAGTCGACGGTCGCCCAGGCACTGGCGGAGACCCTGCCGCGAGCCGCGCACGTCCGCGGGGACGTCTTCCGGCGCATGATCGTGTCGGGCCGGGAGGAGTACGTCCCCGCCGCCGGGGACGAGGCCGAGGCCCAGCTCCGGCTCCGGTACCGCCTCTCGGCGGCGACGGCGGACGCGTACGCCGAGGCCGGGTTCACGGCGGTCGTGCAGGACGTGGTGCTGGGCGAGGACCTGCGGACGTACGCCGGTCTGGTGCGCACCCGGCCGCTGTACGTGGTCGTCCTCGCGCCGCGGCCCGAGGCGGTGGCCGCGCGGGAGGCGGAGCGGCCCAAGACGGGATACGGCGCCGGCTGGACCGTCGGCACGCTGGACGAGGCGCTGCGCGCGCGGACGCCGCGCATCGGACTGTGGCTGGACACCTCGGAGCTGACGGTGCGGCAGACGGTGGAGGCGATTCTGGCGGAAAGGGAACGCGCCAGGGTCGTTTGAGCGTCATGTGAGGTGAGCGCGTCGCAGTCGTCGGGCGCGCGTCGCTGTTCCGGGGCGTTGTCAGTGGTGGGGCGTACTGTTCTGGGCAGTGGGGGACGGCTGCCGGGTCTGGCCGGGCGGACTGCCGTGCTCCGCCAGGGGACGGTGAGCAAGCACATGCGGGGGAGCCCATGAGTACGACCGATGCCGGTTCCGCGATGATCACCCTGACCGAGTCCGAGCTGGATCCGTGGGTGACGCACGCGTCGACGCGGCACTGGCTGACCGGACCCGGACTGCCGTGCGACAGCGGCGTGCTGAGCTTCGCCGCGCTGGGCCGGGAGGGTCTGCGCACGGTAGCGGACTCGACGGGCGATCCGGAGGACCGGCTGTCGGCGGAGCTGCGCGAGCAGCTCGTGATAGGCGGACTGCTCGGCCCCGGCGGCCTGGAGACGGAGTCGGTCCTGCTGGACGGCGCGACGGGCGAGATCTCGACGACGTACTTCCTGCACGACTGCCCCGACCTGATGGACCGCCGCCCCCTGGCGCCCTCACTGCGGACGCTGGTGCGCTTCGCCGAGGCGACGGACGAACTGGCGGGCCTGCGCGGCCAGTTCGCCTCCTATGCGGGCCGCTTCGGTCCGAAGGCGGTGGCGGAGGCGTCCCAGCACCTGCTGGCGGTGTTCCGGGACGGGACGGACGGCGAGCCGGCCCCGTTCTGGAAGATGGCGGCGCTGATCCGCCCGCTGTCCCTGGTCGCGGGCCGGGGCGGCGCCTCCGGCCTGTCCCTGGACCTCCCGCACCGCCTTCTGGACCAGGAGTTCGGCCCCGGCAAGGTGGCCCGCTTCGAGGACGTCGACTTCCCCGCGACCCTCACGCACGAGCCGACCCGCCGCTTCCTGCGCGAGGTGGGCCTGCCGGAGGACGCCCACGTCTTCTCTCTGGACACGGACGTCCCGCTGGCGACGCTGGCCGAGTACCACGCCGACACGGACGGCCCGGCGGAGCTCCCCTCCGGGGCCCACCGCCTGATACGCCTCGGCCATCTCGTCGAGGACAACAGCCTGGTCATCGACGGCGTGACGGGCGCGGTCCTGAACTGGAGCGAGCCCGAGGCGACGCTGTCACCGCTGAACACGGACGTGTCGACCCTGGCGTTCACCCTCTGGCTGCTGCACCGCGAGCGGGCGATCGACGCCCAGTCCGACCACGAGCTGACGACCGACACCTACGACCAGTTGGCCATGACGATGCTCCAGGTGCTCTCGGCGGTCGACCCGACGGGCGTCACGGCGGGCAGGTCGGGCCGTCACTACTGGACGGACGCGTTCCAGGACGAGGCGGGCGGGGTGTTGTAGGAACGGGGTGCCGTACGACCGGGTCCACGCGCCGGAGTGTGGTCCAGCCGGCCCAGCCACGCTGCTCCAGCAGCTCGATGAACCGACGGGTGGCCGGCACGGTGTCGAAGACGAGCCTGTCCATCAACTCCGCGAGCGCGGGCTCGATGCCGGCCGGGTCGCCGAGGTACTCATCGCCCCGCTCGTCGGCCAGGTTCGTGACGTAGGCGGCCACCCGGTCGGCCAGCTCGACGAGCTGCGGGTCGTCGTCGCTCCGGTCGAGCGCCTCACCCAGATCCAGATAGAACGCGACGAACTCCGGATCGGCGATCTGCTCCTGCTTGCGCGCGACCCATTCCGCCATTAGCCCGGGCGAGCGCGCGGCCAGCGGGATCCAGCCGTCGCGCTCGGCCTGGACGATCCGCTCGTCGACGCCGAGCGCCCGCAGCCGGTCGAGGAAGGCGACGACCTCCGGGGGCAAGGCCAGACTCTCCCCGGAGACCAGGCGAGCGATCCGCTCACGATGCCGCTGCCGCTGCTGGATCTCCGCCTCCAGCCGCCTGTCGATGTCCGCGACGGCGGAGACGAACTCCTCGTCGTCGGCCTGGAGCAACTCCCGCACGCGCGCCAGCGGAACCCCGGCCTCGGCGAGAGTCCGGATCCTGATCAGCTCCACCACGGCGCCGGCGTCGTACCGCCGATAACCGGAGTGGTCCCGCTCGGGCTCCGGCAGCAGTCCCCTGGCGTGGTAGTGCCGCACCGTGCGCACGGTCACTCCGGCATACGCCGCCAGCTCGCCGATGGTCAGCATGGGACCAGTCTGACTTCTGGTTCAGGTGGCCGGCCCGCCGACCGGCTGGTGTCCGTTCCGGATGATTCCGGCGATGGCCGGGGCGTGGGTGAAGACCAGCCGGTGATCGGCGTCGAGCCAGGAGGCGGAGATGTCCGGCCGTTCGCGCACCAGCCGTTCGATGCCGGCGCGCCAGAGCCGGTTGTGCCGAGGTGCCCGCCCTTCGCAGCTGTCACCGGCGATCGCGGCAGACATGATCATGCGGACCGGCAGGTCGATCTCCCGGTACCGGCCGAGGATCCCGGACCGGACCACGTCCATCTCAAGGTTCAAGTCCATGATGTCCCTGCCGGTGAGCGACACCTGACGCGCGGCATCCCCACCCCTCTCGCCCGCCAGGTCGTCCGCCATCGCGCGGAACTGCGCCAGGTCGACGCCGGTGATGAACGGTTCGGGCAGCGGGTTCGCCCCGTCGATGAGAACGAGTTGGGCGACACGGTCAGGACACTCGGCCGCATAGTGCACGGCCAGATCCGCGCCCAGCGAGTAGCCCACGAGCAGGGGCGGTGAGGGGAGGTCGAGCTCCGCCAGCACGGCACGGAGATCGCCCAGGAACGCGTCGAAGCAGTACCGTTCGGCGGCCGAGGCGAGGCCATGCCCCCGGAGATCGAAGGTCACCACGTCGTACTCGCGCCGCAGCAACTCGGTCAGCTCCTGCAGATCGGCCTGTGTGCAGTTCAGCCCAGGGCAGAGGATCAGGGGGCGTCGTCCCTGGCCGCCACGGCACACGGGGATGGTGACACCGTCGTGCCGAACGGTGAAGTGCCTCGTGGTGCTGTCGTCTCTCGCAGTCATGCGGCCATGCTGGGACGTTGCCCCTGCGTCAGGGTCAAGGCGGGACGCGTGAACCGAGCGGTGATCCGGGCCTCGCCCCCACCCGGCTGCTCCCGTTGCGCCCTGATTGCGCCCTACCCCGCTCCCGAACGCAGCCACATGCTCGGTTCCATGGGGGATTCAGGAGAGTCGACCGTCATCCCGTTATCCGACCCGGACGGACACCGGCAGCAACCACCGGGGGCGCCGCAGCCGTGGGAGAAGACCGACCGGGCCCAGGCCGCGCTGGAAGGCGCCACCGGCCCCGAACCGCCCGCTCCACCCGTCTGCCCCAACTGCGGACTGGTGGGTGACCGGCGTGTCACCTACTACGGCTGGCACGTCCTCCTCGAACCGGACATGCCGGTGCCCGCGCACATGGTGCCCGCCTGGCACCGCTGGTACGTGGATTCCAACGGGACGGCGTGGAACAGCCGCGAGGACGAGCCCGCGCCCGGTGCGGTGTGCCGAGTACCGCATCGGATCGCCTGCCCCGGGCTGAGGCTCGAGGAGGTCGGCCTCTGGCGATGGCTGGACGCCGTACGAGCGGAGAACGCACGCCGGGCCCAGCGACGGGCCGATCGTGAAGCCGACCCGGGAGCCCTTCCGAATGCCGGCTGACGAGGCCCTCACCGCCTCGTCCGCCTGCGGATGGAGGCCGTGGCGGGATTCGAACCCACGTAACTCGCTTTGCAGGCGAGCCCCTGAACCACTCGGGCACACGGCCGGGACCGAGGTCGGGGCCCTCGACCCAGCGAGCTCATG from Streptomyces chartreusis NRRL 3882 harbors:
- a CDS encoding MerR family transcriptional regulator; translation: MLTIGELAAYAGVTVRTVRHYHARGLLPEPERDHSGYRRYDAGAVVELIRIRTLAEAGVPLARVRELLQADDEEFVSAVADIDRRLEAEIQQRQRHRERIARLVSGESLALPPEVVAFLDRLRALGVDERIVQAERDGWIPLAARSPGLMAEWVARKQEQIADPEFVAFYLDLGEALDRSDDDPQLVELADRVAAYVTNLADERGDEYLGDPAGIEPALAELMDRLVFDTVPATRRFIELLEQRGWAGWTTLRRVDPVVRHPVPTTPRPPRPGTRPSSSDGPTCPP
- a CDS encoding DUF6083 domain-containing protein, producing MGDSGESTVIPLSDPDGHRQQPPGAPQPWEKTDRAQAALEGATGPEPPAPPVCPNCGLVGDRRVTYYGWHVLLEPDMPVPAHMVPAWHRWYVDSNGTAWNSREDEPAPGAVCRVPHRIACPGLRLEEVGLWRWLDAVRAENARRAQRRADREADPGALPNAG
- a CDS encoding AAA family ATPase, which encodes MPALDGVVLVTGVMAAGKSTVAQALAETLPRAAHVRGDVFRRMIVSGREEYVPAAGDEAEAQLRLRYRLSAATADAYAEAGFTAVVQDVVLGEDLRTYAGLVRTRPLYVVVLAPRPEAVAAREAERPKTGYGAGWTVGTLDEALRARTPRIGLWLDTSELTVRQTVEAILAERERARVV
- a CDS encoding SUKH-4 family immunity protein, with protein sequence MSTTDAGSAMITLTESELDPWVTHASTRHWLTGPGLPCDSGVLSFAALGREGLRTVADSTGDPEDRLSAELREQLVIGGLLGPGGLETESVLLDGATGEISTTYFLHDCPDLMDRRPLAPSLRTLVRFAEATDELAGLRGQFASYAGRFGPKAVAEASQHLLAVFRDGTDGEPAPFWKMAALIRPLSLVAGRGGASGLSLDLPHRLLDQEFGPGKVARFEDVDFPATLTHEPTRRFLREVGLPEDAHVFSLDTDVPLATLAEYHADTDGPAELPSGAHRLIRLGHLVEDNSLVIDGVTGAVLNWSEPEATLSPLNTDVSTLAFTLWLLHRERAIDAQSDHELTTDTYDQLAMTMLQVLSAVDPTGVTAGRSGRHYWTDAFQDEAGGVL
- a CDS encoding alpha/beta fold hydrolase, with protein sequence MTARDDSTTRHFTVRHDGVTIPVCRGGQGRRPLILCPGLNCTQADLQELTELLRREYDVVTFDLRGHGLASAAERYCFDAFLGDLRAVLAELDLPSPPLLVGYSLGADLAVHYAAECPDRVAQLVLIDGANPLPEPFITGVDLAQFRAMADDLAGERGGDAARQVSLTGRDIMDLNLEMDVVRSGILGRYREIDLPVRMIMSAAIAGDSCEGRAPRHNRLWRAGIERLVRERPDISASWLDADHRLVFTHAPAIAGIIRNGHQPVGGPAT